One genomic region from Cucumis melo cultivar AY chromosome 9, USDA_Cmelo_AY_1.0, whole genome shotgun sequence encodes:
- the LOC103504581 gene encoding ATP synthase subunit beta, mitochondrial-like, with amino-acid sequence MASRRLLSSLLRSSARRSSSRSPISSPNPRIPLSHTSRASPYGYLLNRVAQYATSAAAAAPPPSSPPSAKSDAGPSGKITDEFTGAGSIGQVCQVIGAVVDVRFDEGLPPILTALEVLDHSIRLVLEVAQHLGENMVRTIAMDGTEGLVRGRRVLNTGSPITVPVGRATLGRIINVIGEPIDEKGDLKTDHYLPIHREAPAFVEQATEQQILVTGIKVVDLLAPYQRGGKIGLFGGAGVGKTVLIMELINNVAKAHGGFSVFAGVGERTREGNDLYREMIESGVIKLGDKQAESKCALVYGQMNEPPGARARVGLTGLTVAEHFRDAEGQDVLLFIDNIFRFTQANSEVSALLGRIPSAVGYQPTLATDLGGLQERITTTKKGSITSVQAIYVPADDLTDPAPATTFAHLDATTVLSRQISELGIYPAVDPLDSTSRMLSPHILGEEHYNTARGVQKVLQNYKNLQDIIAILGMDELSEDDKLTVARARKIQRFLSQPFHVAEVFTGAPGKYVELKESITSFQGVLDGKYDDLPEQSFYMVGGIEEVIAKAEKIARESAA; translated from the exons ATGGCTTCACGCAGACTCTTATCTTCCCTTCTCCGATCGTCGGCACGGCGGTCTTCTTCCAGATCTCCCATCTCTTCCCCCAACCCCAGGATTCCATTATCCCACACTTCTCGCGCTTCCCCTTATGGCTACCTCCTCAACCGTGTGGCTCAATACGCCAcctccgccgccgccgccgctccACCTCCTTCCTCCCCACCATCTGCCAAGTCGGACGCAGGACCGAGCGGAAAGATCACTGATGAGTTCACTGGAGCCGGCTCGATCGGCCAGGTTTGTCAGGTGATTGGTGCCGTCGTCGATGTCAGATTCGATGAAGGGTTGCCTCCAATTCTTACGGCGCTTGAGGTGCTTGATCACTCGATCCGTTTGGTGCTGGAGGTGGCGCAGCATTTGGGAGAGAATATGGTTAGGACTATTGCTATGGATGGGACGGAAGGGCTTGTTCGAGGGCGGAGAGTGCTTAATACTGGTTCTCCTATCACT GTTCCAGTCGGTAGAGCTACTCTTGGACGTATTATTAATGTCATCGGAGAGCCTATTGACGAGAAAGGCGACCTTA AGACCGACCACTATTTGCCTATTCACAGAGAAGCTCCAGCCTTTGTTGAGCAAGCAACTGAGCAGCAAATTCTCGTAACTGGTATTAAG GTTGTTGACCTTCTTGCTCCATATCAAAGAGGAGGAAAGATTGGGCTTTTTGGTGGTGCTGGTGTGGGGAAAACTGTGCTTATCATGGAACTTATCAACAATGTTGCGAAAGCTCATG GTGGTTTCTCTGTTTTTGCTGGCGTCGGGGAACGCACTCGAGAGGGTAATGATTTATACAGAGAAATGATTGAGAGTGGTGTCATTAAGCTTGGTGATAAACAG GCTGAAAGCAAATGTGCTCTTGTGTATGGTCAAATGAATGAGCCCCCAGGTGCTCGTGCTCGTGTTGGTCTTACTGGACTAACCGTAGCCGAACACTTCCGTGATGCTGAAGGACAGGATGTGCTTCTCTTCATTGACAACATTTTCCGCTTTACCCAG GCTAACTCAGAGGTGTCTGCACTGCTTGGACGTATTCCATCTGCTGTTGGTTACCAACCAACCTTGGCTACTGATCTGGGAGGCCTTCAAGAACGTATTACCACCACTAAGAAAGGATCTATTACTTCTGTGCAAGCTATCTATGTCCCTGCTGATGATTTGACTGATCCTGCCCCTGCTACCACCTTTGCTCACTTGGATGCCACAACTGTGTTGTCGCGTCAG ATTTCAGAGCTTGGTATTTATCCCGCTGTGGATCCTCTCGATTCTACATCTCGTATGCTCTCTCCTCATATTTTGGGAGAGGAACACTACAATACTGCTCGTGGAGTACAGAAGGTTCTTCAGAATTACAAGAATTTGCAAGATATTATTGCCATTCTTGGAATGGATGAGCTCAGTGAAGATGATAAGTTAACTGTTGCACGTGCTCGTAAAATCCAACGATTCCTGAGCCAGCCTTTCCATGTTGCTGAAGTATTTACTGGGGCACCTGGCAAATACGTGGAACTGAAAGAAAGTATCACCAGTTTCCAG GGAGTTTTGGATGGAAAGTATGACGACCTTCCCGAACAATCATTCTACATGGTTGGAGGAATCGAAGAGGTCATTGCTAAGGCAGAGAAGATTGCCAGGGAATCTGCTGCTTAA